A region of the Andrena cerasifolii isolate SP2316 chromosome 15, iyAndCera1_principal, whole genome shotgun sequence genome:
CGTGCACGGTGTTTACATTTCGGATTCAACCGTTTCGTAGATTTTATTTCGTAATTTTCAGTGGCGATCTTTTTGGTTATGTCACGCTGTCACAGTAAGGTCTGCGATTTTGCTTTCAGCGTAAAATGGCCAAGTCTAcggagaagaagggaaagagcgCTATCAACGAGGTAGTGACTCGCGAGTACACAGTGAACCTTCACAAACGCCTTCATGGCGTTGGATTCAAAAAACGTGCTCCACGAGCCATCAAGGAAATCCGAAAGTTCGCTGAGAAACAAATGGGCACCCCGGATGTGAGGATCGACACGCGTCTTAACAAGCAACTGTGGTCGAAAGGAATCAGGTGAATTTTACACTCTTCGATATTTAAAGAGTTCAGAGGGTTTCGTGAAATTTAAGTCTCAAAGTGATTTCGCTGAGTCGGTATGAACGAGCGCTCTGTTTCTTAGGAACGTACCATTCAGGGTTCGTGTACGATTGAGCAGAAGGAGGAACGATGATGAAGACTCAGCGAACAAGCTGTACACCCTCGTTACATACATACCAGTTGCTGCTTTCAAAGGTCTACAGACAGAGAATGTTGACGCCAGTCAAGattgaattatttaa
Encoded here:
- the Rpl31 gene encoding ribosomal protein L31; the encoded protein is MAKSTEKKGKSAINEVVTREYTVNLHKRLHGVGFKKRAPRAIKEIRKFAEKQMGTPDVRIDTRLNKQLWSKGIRNVPFRVRVRLSRRRNDDEDSANKLYTLVTYIPVAAFKGLQTENVDASQD